Proteins found in one Lycium ferocissimum isolate CSIRO_LF1 chromosome 6, AGI_CSIRO_Lferr_CH_V1, whole genome shotgun sequence genomic segment:
- the LOC132060999 gene encoding protein DUF642 L-GALACTONO-1,4-LACTONE-RESPONSIVE GENE 2-like has translation MASRFSLSFILIFSLYSGFASANTVTYLDDLLENGNFEQGPKPSNMKKTVIIGKYSLPKWEISGIVEWVSGGPQPGGFYFPIPRGAHAARLGNEASISQYVKVKPNTIYSLTFGATRTCAQDEVLTVSAAGMSSDLNIQTLYSADGGDTYAWAFKSTTDLVKVTFHNPGIQEDPTCGPLIDHVAIKEMPTATYAKGNLVKNGGFELGPHVFKNFSTGVLVLPLKQDKYSPIPGWMVQFMKPAKYIDSKHFLVPSGCGAVELIGGRETGIAQIVRTIPKHFYNLTFTIGDAQNDCHGSMTVQAFAGKASTQVSFVSNGKGWSKTASFKFQADTTRTKIAFYNPFYHTKIHDFGHMCGPVIDDVSLVHIRK, from the exons ATCTACTGGAAAATGGAAACTTTGAGCAAGGGCCAAAACCATCAAACATGAAGAAAACAGTGATCATTGGTAAATACTCCTTGCCCAAATGGGAAATCAGTGGCATAGTCGAGTGGGTTTCTGGTGGGCCCCAACCGGGCGGCTTCTACTTCCCAATCCCTCGTGGGGCCCACGCGGCTCGACTCGGGAATGAGGCTTCCATCTCACAGTATGTGAAGGTGAAGCCAAATACAATATATTCGCTCACATTTGGAGCCACTAGGACTTGTGCTCAAGATGAGGTCCTTACCGTCTCTGCCGCGGGCATGTCAAGTGATCTTAACATTCAGACATTGTATAGTGCTGATGGTGGTGACACTTATGCTTGGGCTTTCAAATCAACAACTGATCTTGTTAAAGTCACATTTCACAACCCTGGTATCCAAGAAGATCCAACATGTGGACCACTTATAGACCATGTTGCAATCAAGGAAATGCCTACGGCAACATATGCTAAAG GTAACTTGGTGAAAAATGGTGGATTTGAACTTGGTCCTCATGTATTCAAGAACTTCTCGACAGGGGTGCTCGTCCTTCCTCTGAAACAAGATAAGTACTCACCAATCCCCGGATGGATGGTTCAGTTCATGAAACCAGCAAAATACATTGACTCGAAGCATTTCTTAGTGCCTTCAGGATGTGGAGCTGTTGAATTGATAGGAGGAAGGGAAACAGGCATTGCACAGATCGTACGGACAATCCCCAAACATTTCTACAACCTGACTTTTACCATTGGCGATGCACAGAACGATTGCCATGGATCAATGACAGTTCAAGCATTCGCTGGCAAGGCCAGTACACAAGTTTCCTTTGTATCAAATGGAAAAGGATGGTCCAAGACGGCAAGCTTCAAGTTCCAAGCAGATACAACTAGGACAAAAATAGCTTTCTATAATCCATTCTATCACACGAAGATACATGACTTTGGACACATGTGTGGACCTGTCATTGATGATGTTAGTCTCGTTCATATCCGTAAATAA
- the LOC132060312 gene encoding protein DUF642 L-GALACTONO-1,4-LACTONE-RESPONSIVE GENE 2-like, which produces MASLFSLSFLLIFSLYISFASATIPHLDDLLENGDFEEGPRPSDLNKTVIVGKYSLPEWEISGIVEWVSGGPQPGGFYFPIPRGAHAVLLGNEASVSQHVHVKPNTIYSLTFGATRTCAQDEVLKVSAGGMSSDLPIQTLYSADGGDTYAWAFESTSDFIEIIFHNPGIQEDPTCGPLIDHVAIKEMPMATYTKGNLVKNGGFELGPHVFKNFSTGVLVLPLKQDKYSPIPGWMVQFMKPAKYIDSKHFLVPSGNAAVELIGGRETGIAQIVRTVPKQFYNLTFTIGDANNDCHGSMTVQAFAGKASTEVSFVSQGKGWFKTAILEFQADKTRTTIAFYNPFYHTKIYDFGHMCGPVIDDVSLVHVRK; this is translated from the exons ATGGCTTCCCTCTTCTCTCTATCTTTCTTActcattttctctttgtacATCAGCTTTGCTTCTGCAACTATTCCACATCTTGATG ATCTACTGGAAAATGGAGACTTCGAGGAAGGGCCAAGGCCATCAGATCTAAACAAAACAGTGATTGTTGGCAAATACTCCTTGCCCGAATGGGAAATCAGTGGTATAGTGGAGTGGGTATCCGGTGGGCCCCAGCCAGGTGGCTTCTACTTCCCGATCCCTCGTGGGGCCCACGCGGTTCTGTTAGGGAATGAGGCTTCCGTCTCTCAGCATGTGCATGTGAAGCCAAACACGATATATTCCCTCACATTTGGAGCCACCAGGACTTGTGCTCAAGATGAGGTCCTTAAGGTGTCGGCTGGAGGCATGTCAAGTGATCTTCCCATTCAGACACTGTACAGTGCCGATGGCGGTGACACTTACGCGTGGGCTTTCGAATCTACATCTGATTTTATTGAGATCATATTTCACAACCCTGGTATACAAGAAGATCCAACATGTGGACCACTTATAGACCATGTTGCAATCAAGGAAATGCCTATGGCAACATATActaaag GTAACTTGGTGAAAAATGGTGGATTTGAACTTGGTCCTCATGTATTCAAGAACTTCTCGACAGGGGTGCTTGTCCTGCCTTTGAAACAAGACAAGTACTCACCAATCCCTGGATGGATGGTTCAGTTCATGAAACCAGCGAAATACATCGACTCGAAGCATTTCTTAGTGCCTTCAGGAAATGCAGCAGTTGAATTAATAGGAGGAAGGGAAACAGGCATTGCACAGATCGTAAGGACAGTCCCCAAACAATTCTACAACCTGACTTTCACAATTGGCGATGCAAACAATGACTGCCACGGATCAATGACAGTTCAAGCATTCGCTGGCAAGGCGAGTACAGAAGTTTCCTTTGTATCACAAGGAAAGGGGTGGTTCAAGACTGCAATCCTCGAGTTCCAAGCAGATAAAACTAGGACAACAATAGCTTTCTATAATCCATTCTATCACACAAAAATATATGACTTTGGTCACATGTGCGGACCTGTCATCGATGATGTCAGTCTCGTTCATGTCCGAAAATAA
- the LOC132061623 gene encoding disease resistance protein RGA2-like encodes MVKNHDMWNSNHDKISPALRLSYEQLPSNLKVCLAYCSIFPKGCVIEIDKLIQLWVAEGLISQASNESEDLEDIGTRYFQELLSKSFFQDVEEYRSIFTSICRLHDLVHDLALSAAGFEFCLVTSHIQNISDEVRHVAFSDYDLSGKELPASLLNNQALRTISFSIGGIGPMSTLYVENCIARFVQLKVLDISDSCFDELPSSVGELKYLRYLDVSANGSIKELPNSINKLLSLQTLRVSHCAQLEGLPKDIGNLISLKHLYITAKQACFPDKAIGCLSSLRSLFIYSCNNLVSLSEGLQHLTSLRTLAIIGCPRLTFFPSAMKHLTALENLLIVDCEELTLLEWQDIEGLRMLRSLVIGGLREMESKDVQCLGSLQMLVLAGLPQLATLPRWLEGASSTLQYLRVERCLNFAALPKWLENLTSLEKLEISKCSTLFSLPEGMSCLTNMKVLRIDN; translated from the coding sequence ATGGTTAAAAATCATGATATGTGGAACTCAAATCATGACAAAATTTCACCTGCACTAAGACTGAGCTATGAGCAATTGCCATCTAATCTCAAAGTATGTCTTGCTTACTGCTCAATATTTCCCAAGGGCTGTGTGATTGAAATAGATAAATTAATACAGTTGTGGGTAGCAGAGGGTCTCATTAGTCAGGCTTCTAATGAATCCGAAGATCTTGAGGACATTGGGACTCGATATTTCCAAGAGTTATTGTCGAAATCCTTTTTTCAAGATGTTGAAGAATATCGTTCCATTTTTACCTCAATCTGTAGATTGCATGACCTTGTACATGATCTTGCACTGTCAGCAGCAGGGTTTGAATTTTGTCTGGTGACTTCTCATATACAAAACATTTCTGATGAGGTCAGACATGTGGCATTTTCTGACTATGATTTGTCAGGCAAGGAACTGCCAGCATCCCTTCTCAATAACCAGGCATTAAGGACCATATCCTTCTCCATCGGTGGCATAGGGCCAATGAGTACATTGTACGTTGAGAATTGCATAGCAAGATTCGTGCAACTTAAAGTTCTAGATATCAGTGATTCATGTTTTGATGAGCTGCCTAGCTCTGTTGGCGAATTGAAGTACTTAAGATATCTTGATGTAAGTGCCAATGGCAGCATTAAAGAATTACCCAATTCGATTAACAAGCTGCTGAGCTTACAGACACTTAGAGTTTCTCATTGTGCACAACTTGAAGGGCTACCTAAAGATATTGGAAATTTGATCAGCCTAAAGCACTTGTATATAACCGCCAAGCAAGCCTGTTTTCCTGATAAAGCAATTGGCTGCTTATCATCTCTTCGTTCTTTGTTTATTTACAGCTGCAACAATCTCGTATCTTTGTCTGAAGGTCTGCAACATCTGACTAGCCTTCGCACATTGGCAATCATCGGCTGCCCAAGACTGACCTTTTTCCCAAGTGCTATGAAACACCTTACTGCTCTGGAGAATCTGTTGATTGTTGACTGTGAAGAGCTTACATTGTTGGAGTGGCAAGATATTGAAGGGCTTAGGATGCTCCGGTCACTGGTTATCGGAGGCTTACGCGAAATGGAGTCAAAAGATGTTCAATGCCTTGGGAGCCTTCAGATGTTGGTGCTTGCTGGTTTACCACAGTTAGCTACTTTGCCTCGATGGCTTGAAGGTGCTAGTTCTACTCTACAGTATCTGAGGGTAGAAAGGTGCCTGAATTTTGCAGCATTGCCAAAGTGGCTGGAAAATCTCACCTCACTTGAAAAACTTGAAATATCCAAGTGCAGTACATTATTTTCATTGCCCGAGGGGATGAGTTGCCTCACTAACATGAAGGTACTTAGGATCGACAACTGA
- the LOC132061622 gene encoding disease resistance protein RGA2-like, with protein sequence MLLKSGVVGRDIDRDTVVEMLLKSGNEANLFVFPVVGVEGIGKTTLAKLVYNDPRIVSHFQLRSWAHVSRVFKVEKLLEQIVNSVREDICENLDVNELQNLVQETLYEKNYLIVLDDVWNEDPVKWDELKKLLMVGACGSKILVTTRLEEVASVMGTVPAYCLKGLLSEDCLTLFLRNAFEQGQEVYYPNLVGIAPEEIP encoded by the coding sequence ATGCTTTTAAAATCAGGTGTTGTGGGGAGGGACATCGATAGAGATACTGTTGTTGAAATGCTTTTAAAATCAGGAAATGAAGCAAACCTTTTTGTATTTCCGGTTGTTGGAGTTGAAGGCATTGGAAAGACTACTCTTGCAAAATTGGTGTATAATGATCCAAGGATAGTTAGTCATTTTCAATTGCGTTCGTGGGCTCATGTGTCTCGTGTGTTTAAAGTAGAGAAATTGTTGGAACAAATTGTGAATTCAGTTAGAGAAGATATATGTGAGAATCTTGATGTGAATGAACTGCAGAATCTAGTTCAGGAGACTTTGtatgaaaagaattatttgaTTGTTTTAGATGATGTGTGGAATGAGGACCCAGTGAAGTGGGATGAATTGAAGAAGTTGTTGATGGTGGGTGCTTGTGGAAGCAAGATTCTTGTAACTACTAGGTTAGAGGAAGTAGCTTCGGTGATGGGGACGGTTCCTGCATACTGCTTGAAGGGTTTATTAAGTGAAGATTGTctgactttgttcttgagaaACGCCTTTGAACAAGGTCAAGAAGTGTATTATCCAAATCTCGTTGGGATCGCGCCAGAGGAAATCCCTTAG